A genomic region of Methylobacterium durans contains the following coding sequences:
- a CDS encoding MerR family transcriptional regulator, producing the protein MKPLAIGALSARTGVKIPTIRYYEETGLLPRPERTQGNQRTYDEAAARRLRFIRHARELGFEVDAIRTLLALADQPNRPCDEADAVARRHLADIDDRIARLTGLRTEIQAMIDQCARGRIEQCRVIEVLADHGECLHEQH; encoded by the coding sequence ATGAAGCCGCTCGCCATCGGTGCATTGTCCGCGAGAACCGGGGTCAAGATCCCGACCATCCGGTACTACGAGGAGACGGGACTGCTGCCCCGGCCGGAGCGGACGCAGGGGAACCAGCGAACCTACGACGAGGCGGCGGCGCGCCGGCTGCGCTTTATCCGGCATGCCCGCGAACTGGGGTTCGAGGTCGACGCCATCCGGACGCTGCTGGCGCTCGCCGACCAGCCGAACCGCCCCTGCGACGAGGCGGACGCCGTCGCGCGCCGGCATCTCGCCGACATCGATGACCGGATCGCCCGGCTGACAGGATTGCGGACCGAGATCCAGGCCATGATCGACCAGTGCGCACGAGGCCGGATCGAGCAGTGCCGCGTGATCGAGGTGCTGGCCGACCACGGCGAGTGCCTCCACGAGCAGCATTGA